In Myxococcus guangdongensis, the following proteins share a genomic window:
- a CDS encoding serine/threonine-protein kinase, translating to MAVQDGDEPLLGAALAEGLLTRDEVAAIREEALRTGSSPLQLLMERGRLSAETLEALRQDVSSPAAPIPVGLSPEDTVTVPPPVEARSATSPGDFPVPGWDRYQPVRLLGHGGMGRVFLAWDPRLRRQVALKFVRDESSWLTRRFIAEARAQARVRHERVCEVYEVGEVQNKVFIAMRFIDGQPLGALAPSLPLEQRVMVLRDAALGVHEAHRVGLIHRDLKPSNIMVERADDGTLKTYVMDFGLARDWSASTTLDGTLLGTPHYMAPEQARGEHASLDRRADVYSLGASLYFLLTGRAPLEGLTALEVLERLRTAEPRAPRLLDKAIPEDLEAITLKCLEKDPSARYDSARALAEDLERYLAGEPVRAHRGAGYQLRKRLRKHWRRVAVGVAMFLVVASALGQVALTRHEASVRERLARRFTEQVERIEALARYSALAPLHDTREDQRRLRERMDVLAVEIDTGGPSARGPGHYALGRGSLALGDIAQARRSLESAWSAGFREPRVAQSLALVMGQLYREQLLEAERLRSPEQRQARLSDLERDYREPALAYLRQSQGAEGLAPAYGTALLAFYEGRLDEALGLLDALGTQQPWLHEAPMLRGDILVARATRKGTSGAREEALRDFDAARGAYSRAIAIAESLPASHRALAGLEYAVLLMELYDKGDVRPAYERGLASVARALAASPEDYESLVLEARFHRRWAEDRGRHGADLEALLQKSSDRLRAALALAPQRPEARLELANVLLQWGQSRREHGGDPRERFREALAMLEGIAPEQRDHGFHNQRGLLHKEWAEYEEQAGLSSREARGMAMEAYREAIALDPRLPEPYINLGIAYITRAEGLRGAEQGEDLARARDALAEARRINPRHVVTFFYGGEVHILLATRRRSTGGDPEPELNTALELYRQGLGINPRLPHLHNGVGRALRRLAEDAWERGAASEPLLAQAQASYEKALEVAPKWLPALNNLGEVHAVRALHLREAGKDPGVSLRAALEAYQQAVALAPEHAQPWSNLGTSEVLWAAEDLTRGRDPGPALKRAEDALQAALKHNPRLAEAWSGRGELLAVRARWSASKGRVTDADFEASARAFDEALKLAPERHDFRLAFVRLCLDWARWRAGRGADAKALLARGLVRVDEALAARPGWPNAQAHRAGLLLARAELTPGEGEGARQERLQAREALNLALSRNPHLVPRWSNGKDAPGATLTR from the coding sequence ATGGCTGTCCAGGATGGTGATGAGCCGTTGCTCGGGGCGGCGCTGGCCGAAGGCCTGCTCACCCGGGACGAGGTGGCTGCGATTCGCGAGGAGGCGCTCCGGACGGGGAGCAGCCCCCTCCAACTCCTGATGGAGCGTGGACGGCTCTCGGCGGAGACGCTGGAGGCGCTGCGTCAGGACGTGTCCAGTCCGGCGGCCCCGATACCCGTGGGCCTCTCTCCCGAAGACACCGTGACGGTGCCGCCTCCCGTCGAGGCACGGAGCGCGACGTCGCCCGGGGACTTCCCCGTCCCTGGGTGGGACCGCTACCAGCCCGTCCGGCTCCTGGGGCACGGCGGCATGGGGCGCGTGTTCCTCGCGTGGGACCCGCGCCTGCGGCGTCAGGTGGCGCTCAAGTTCGTCCGCGACGAGTCGTCGTGGCTCACCCGCCGCTTCATCGCGGAGGCCCGCGCCCAGGCCCGCGTGAGGCACGAGCGCGTCTGCGAGGTCTACGAGGTCGGTGAGGTCCAGAACAAGGTCTTCATCGCCATGCGGTTCATCGACGGCCAGCCTCTCGGCGCGCTCGCGCCCTCGCTGCCGCTGGAGCAGCGGGTGATGGTGCTCCGGGACGCCGCGCTCGGCGTGCACGAGGCGCACCGCGTGGGCCTCATCCACCGCGACCTGAAGCCCTCCAACATCATGGTCGAGCGCGCCGATGACGGCACGCTGAAGACCTATGTCATGGACTTCGGCCTCGCCCGTGACTGGTCCGCGAGCACCACCCTGGATGGGACGCTGCTGGGCACACCCCATTACATGGCCCCCGAGCAGGCCCGCGGCGAGCACGCCTCGCTGGACCGCCGCGCGGATGTCTACAGCCTGGGCGCCAGCCTCTACTTCCTCCTCACCGGGCGGGCTCCGCTCGAGGGGCTCACGGCCCTGGAGGTGTTGGAGCGATTGCGCACGGCGGAGCCTCGGGCTCCACGGCTGTTGGACAAGGCCATCCCCGAGGACCTGGAGGCCATCACCCTCAAGTGTCTGGAGAAGGACCCCTCCGCTCGCTACGACTCGGCCCGCGCGCTGGCGGAGGACCTGGAGCGCTACCTCGCGGGCGAGCCCGTGCGCGCGCACCGGGGCGCGGGCTATCAGCTGCGCAAGCGATTGCGCAAACACTGGCGACGCGTGGCGGTGGGGGTCGCCATGTTCCTGGTCGTCGCGAGCGCCCTCGGGCAAGTGGCGCTGACTCGCCATGAGGCCTCGGTGCGGGAGCGCCTGGCCCGCCGCTTCACCGAGCAGGTGGAGCGCATCGAGGCCCTGGCGCGCTACTCCGCGCTCGCCCCGCTGCACGATACGCGCGAGGACCAGCGCCGGCTGCGCGAGCGGATGGACGTGCTCGCCGTCGAAATCGACACGGGGGGGCCGAGCGCCCGGGGCCCCGGACACTACGCGCTGGGACGTGGCTCCCTCGCGCTGGGCGACATCGCCCAGGCCCGACGCTCCCTGGAGTCCGCGTGGAGCGCGGGCTTCCGTGAGCCGCGCGTGGCCCAGTCCCTCGCGCTCGTGATGGGGCAGCTCTACCGGGAGCAGCTGCTCGAAGCCGAGCGGCTGCGCTCCCCCGAGCAGCGACAGGCGCGACTGAGCGACCTGGAGCGGGACTACCGGGAGCCGGCGCTCGCGTACCTGCGTCAGAGCCAGGGCGCGGAGGGGCTCGCCCCTGCGTACGGCACCGCGCTGCTGGCGTTCTACGAAGGACGCCTGGATGAGGCCCTCGGCCTCCTGGACGCCCTGGGCACCCAGCAGCCGTGGCTCCACGAGGCGCCGATGCTGCGCGGGGACATCCTGGTGGCTCGCGCGACGCGGAAGGGGACCTCCGGCGCGCGTGAGGAGGCGCTGCGCGACTTCGACGCCGCTCGCGGCGCCTACTCCCGGGCCATCGCCATCGCCGAGAGTCTGCCCGCGTCGCACCGCGCCCTGGCCGGACTCGAGTACGCGGTGCTGTTGATGGAGCTCTATGACAAGGGGGACGTGCGGCCCGCCTATGAGCGCGGGCTCGCCTCCGTCGCGCGGGCGCTGGCCGCCTCACCCGAGGACTACGAGTCGCTCGTCCTGGAGGCGCGCTTCCATCGTCGCTGGGCGGAGGACCGGGGGCGCCATGGCGCGGACCTCGAGGCGCTGCTCCAGAAGTCCTCCGACCGCCTGCGGGCCGCGCTGGCCCTCGCACCCCAGCGGCCCGAGGCGCGGCTCGAGCTGGCCAACGTCCTGCTCCAGTGGGGCCAGTCCCGCCGCGAGCACGGAGGCGACCCGCGTGAGCGTTTCCGCGAGGCGTTGGCGATGCTGGAGGGCATCGCTCCCGAGCAACGTGACCACGGGTTCCACAATCAGCGAGGGCTGCTCCACAAGGAATGGGCGGAGTACGAGGAGCAGGCGGGGCTGTCCTCCCGGGAGGCCCGTGGGATGGCCATGGAGGCCTATCGCGAGGCCATCGCGCTCGACCCGCGACTGCCCGAGCCGTACATCAACCTGGGAATCGCATACATCACCCGCGCGGAGGGCCTGCGTGGCGCGGAGCAGGGAGAGGACCTGGCGCGGGCGCGTGATGCCCTGGCGGAGGCCCGACGCATCAATCCCAGACACGTGGTGACGTTCTTCTACGGGGGAGAGGTCCACATCCTCCTGGCCACGCGTCGCCGGAGCACGGGCGGAGACCCGGAGCCGGAGCTGAACACCGCGCTCGAGCTGTACCGCCAGGGATTGGGCATCAACCCGCGGCTGCCGCATCTGCACAATGGCGTGGGGCGGGCGCTGCGTCGTCTGGCGGAGGATGCGTGGGAGCGCGGCGCGGCTTCGGAGCCGCTGCTGGCCCAGGCGCAGGCCAGCTACGAGAAGGCGCTCGAGGTGGCGCCCAAGTGGCTCCCCGCGCTCAACAACCTGGGCGAGGTGCACGCCGTGCGAGCCCTTCACCTGCGCGAGGCCGGAAAGGACCCGGGCGTGAGCCTCCGCGCGGCGCTGGAGGCCTACCAGCAGGCCGTGGCGCTGGCGCCGGAGCACGCCCAGCCCTGGTCCAACCTGGGCACCAGCGAGGTGCTGTGGGCGGCGGAGGACCTGACCCGGGGCCGGGACCCGGGGCCGGCCTTGAAGCGCGCGGAGGACGCGCTCCAGGCGGCCTTGAAGCACAACCCACGGCTGGCGGAGGCGTGGAGCGGGCGGGGAGAGCTGCTCGCGGTCCGCGCCCGCTGGAGCGCCTCGAAGGGGCGGGTGACGGATGCGGACTTCGAGGCCTCGGCGCGAGCGTTCGACGAGGCCCTGAAGCTCGCTCCCGAGCGCCATGACTTCCGGCTGGCCTTCGTGAGGCTCTGTCTGGATTGGGCGAGATGGCGTGCCGGAAGGGGCGCGGACGCGAAGGCGCTCCTGGCGCGAGGTCTCGTCCGCGTGGACGAGGCGTTGGCGGCGAGACCCGGGTGGCCCAACGCGCAGGCCCACCGCGCGGGGCTGCTCCTGGCGCGGGCGGAGCTCACGCCCGGAGAAGGAGAGGGCGCCCGGCAGGAGCGGCTTCAGGCGCGGGAGGCGTTGAACCTGGCGCTCTCCCGCAACCCGCATCTGGTCCCGCGTTGGTCGAACGGGAAGGACGCTCCGGGCGCCACGCTCACGCGTTGA
- a CDS encoding sigma 54-interacting transcriptional regulator, with the protein MSRLPPASPPSPLVLADVSTAAEPPRRGVESVSHPVAVLTLVAHPHLARVGERLVLEDLLAGQEWVLSRNAPDFTPASSAFGAPLGDPFLSRKPFLRFNQTDTGIRVSVGPDGKCTSDGLPLGDAREWSLEEVRAGVPLELAGRLALLLHLSEPRSASARSLPGMVGESVGLRRVRKDIERVADLELSVLIRGETGTGKELVAQALHQQSPRAKKPFLSINLGAIPKELAAAELFGAAKGAFTGANQARDGFFRAAQGGTLFLDEIGEASAEIQVMLLRVLETGELFPVGASTPVHADVRLVAATDADLDTHIRDGRFKAPLLHRLAGYEIQLPPLRERREDIAPLFLHFAREALESIGESHRLTPGDPYQEPWLPPALAVRLLRHAWPGNIRQLRNVARQLVVGSRGQPRLELGPRLAQELESSSQPSARPPAPESPDAEPLARRKSTEVTEPELLGALRAQDWDVKRAADHLGIPRSSIYNLIERSPVIRLAGDLSVEEITRCFHECQGDLDAMVRRLEVSRRALSRRVKELGLG; encoded by the coding sequence GTGTCCCGGCTCCCTCCCGCCTCCCCTCCATCGCCCCTGGTGCTGGCCGACGTCTCCACGGCCGCGGAGCCTCCACGCCGTGGCGTCGAGTCCGTGTCCCATCCGGTGGCGGTGCTGACGCTCGTCGCCCACCCGCACCTGGCTCGCGTGGGTGAGCGGCTCGTGCTCGAGGACCTCCTCGCGGGTCAGGAGTGGGTCCTCTCGCGCAATGCTCCGGACTTCACGCCGGCCTCCAGCGCCTTCGGCGCGCCGCTGGGGGACCCGTTCCTGAGCCGCAAGCCCTTCCTCCGGTTCAACCAGACGGACACGGGGATTCGCGTCAGCGTGGGACCCGATGGGAAGTGCACGTCGGACGGCCTGCCGCTGGGGGACGCTCGGGAGTGGAGCCTGGAGGAGGTCAGGGCGGGCGTCCCCCTGGAGCTGGCCGGGCGGCTCGCCCTGTTGCTGCACCTGTCCGAACCCAGGTCCGCCTCCGCGCGCTCATTGCCAGGCATGGTCGGTGAGAGCGTGGGATTGCGCAGGGTGCGCAAGGACATCGAGCGGGTCGCGGACCTGGAGCTGAGTGTCCTCATCCGAGGCGAGACGGGCACTGGAAAGGAATTGGTCGCGCAGGCGCTCCACCAACAGAGTCCACGCGCGAAGAAGCCTTTCCTGAGCATCAACCTGGGCGCCATTCCCAAGGAGCTCGCGGCGGCGGAGCTGTTCGGCGCCGCCAAGGGCGCCTTCACCGGAGCGAATCAGGCCCGGGACGGCTTCTTCCGCGCGGCGCAGGGCGGCACGCTCTTCCTGGATGAAATCGGGGAGGCGTCCGCCGAAATCCAGGTCATGCTCCTGCGAGTCCTCGAGACGGGCGAGCTGTTCCCCGTGGGTGCCAGCACGCCGGTCCACGCGGATGTGCGACTGGTCGCAGCCACCGACGCGGACCTGGACACCCACATCCGCGATGGCCGCTTCAAGGCCCCCCTGCTCCACCGGCTCGCGGGCTATGAAATCCAGCTCCCACCGCTGCGCGAGCGCCGGGAGGACATCGCCCCCTTGTTCCTCCACTTCGCCCGTGAGGCGTTGGAGTCCATCGGGGAGTCGCATCGACTGACACCGGGAGACCCCTACCAGGAGCCCTGGTTGCCTCCCGCGCTGGCCGTTCGACTGTTGCGCCATGCCTGGCCCGGGAACATCCGCCAGCTGCGCAACGTGGCCCGGCAGCTCGTCGTCGGGAGCCGGGGGCAACCGCGGCTGGAGCTCGGCCCACGGCTCGCGCAGGAACTGGAGTCGTCCTCCCAGCCCAGCGCACGTCCTCCCGCACCCGAGTCACCCGACGCAGAGCCCCTGGCGCGACGAAAGTCCACGGAGGTGACGGAGCCGGAGTTGCTCGGGGCCCTTCGCGCGCAAGACTGGGACGTCAAGCGCGCCGCGGACCATCTGGGCATCCCCCGCTCGTCCATCTACAACCTCATCGAGCGCAGCCCGGTCATCCGGCTCGCCGGCGACCTGAGCGTGGAGGAGATCACCCGCTGCTTCCACGAGTGCCAGGGAGACCTGGACGCCATGGTCCGCCGCCTGGAGGTCTCCCGACGCGCGCTCAGCCGCCGCGTCAAGGAGCTGGGGCTCGGCTGA
- a CDS encoding DUF6585 family protein → MVFPTHTLYWLAGGIVLIYFVLAMVLTPAGIHLLPVDMVKGMVRSQTGFAFALLGIPCGLYLILWRAGDLFYWMFSPSSLELDARGIHVGKTSVLWRDMTSIVREHNNECLILAHRGSKYRLRLHLWSDSDELEAVVTQQVISMLLPVIRRQVVRGEQVGFGPLSVRAEGLVFKKKLIEWDDIESLRLQDDFEQGVSTRELHILANGRLHKIDEEKILNAPVLFSYLSDRLAG, encoded by the coding sequence TTGGTTTTTCCCACGCACACGCTGTACTGGCTCGCGGGGGGAATCGTCCTCATCTACTTCGTGCTCGCGATGGTGCTCACGCCCGCGGGCATCCACCTGTTGCCGGTGGACATGGTGAAGGGGATGGTGCGCAGTCAGACGGGGTTCGCCTTCGCGCTGCTCGGCATCCCCTGCGGGCTGTACCTGATTCTCTGGCGCGCGGGCGACCTCTTCTACTGGATGTTCTCCCCGAGCTCGCTGGAGCTGGACGCCCGTGGCATCCACGTGGGCAAGACGTCCGTCTTGTGGCGCGACATGACGAGCATCGTGCGCGAGCACAACAACGAGTGTCTCATCCTCGCGCACCGTGGCAGCAAGTACCGCCTGCGGCTCCACCTGTGGAGTGACTCGGACGAGCTGGAGGCCGTGGTCACCCAGCAGGTCATCTCCATGCTCCTGCCCGTCATCCGTCGTCAGGTGGTTCGCGGCGAGCAGGTGGGCTTCGGCCCGCTGTCGGTCCGCGCCGAGGGGCTGGTCTTCAAGAAGAAGCTCATCGAGTGGGACGACATCGAGTCGCTGCGGCTGCAGGACGACTTCGAGCAGGGCGTCTCCACGCGGGAGCTGCACATCCTCGCGAACGGTCGGCTGCACAAGATTGACGAGGAGAAGATCCTCAACGCGCCCGTCCTGTTCTCCTACCTCTCAGACCGGCTCGCCGGCTGA
- a CDS encoding TetR/AcrR family transcriptional regulator, with protein MSSEHRTAILDAATDSFSRLGFKKTSIEDIAKRAGIGKGTVYLHFESKEALLGAVIDRTRGEALVDLEAAVRGARTPEAKLRTFIEVREAQLTRVTRTLSLPESAMLEFIPVAEPFLREDRARELALLESIIVEGKAQGAFIVREPRSVALGLLAGLHGITGMLLTSVEGAHQRAALSEMLELVLRGLTLKTSVSNDTLSRG; from the coding sequence ATGAGTTCCGAGCACCGCACCGCGATTCTCGACGCCGCCACGGACAGCTTCTCCCGGCTCGGCTTCAAGAAGACCTCCATCGAGGACATCGCGAAGCGCGCGGGCATCGGGAAGGGGACCGTCTACCTCCACTTCGAGAGCAAGGAGGCCCTGCTCGGCGCCGTCATCGACCGGACCCGGGGTGAGGCGCTCGTCGACCTCGAGGCCGCGGTGCGTGGGGCGCGGACTCCGGAGGCGAAGCTGCGCACGTTCATCGAAGTGCGCGAGGCACAGCTCACCCGCGTGACGCGGACGCTCTCGCTCCCCGAGTCGGCGATGCTCGAGTTCATCCCCGTCGCTGAGCCCTTCCTCCGGGAGGACCGGGCGCGGGAGCTCGCGCTCCTGGAGTCCATCATCGTCGAGGGGAAGGCGCAGGGGGCCTTCATCGTCCGCGAGCCCCGGAGCGTCGCGCTGGGGTTGCTGGCCGGGCTCCACGGCATCACGGGGATGCTCCTCACCTCGGTCGAGGGCGCCCATCAGCGAGCGGCGCTCTCGGAGATGCTGGAGCTGGTGCTGCGTGGGCTGACCCTGAAGACATCCGTTTCCAATGACACTCTCTCGAGAGGATGA
- a CDS encoding DUF429 domain-containing protein produces the protein MTSRRMWLPRQGRAVGVDWSGAVHAHRKVWAATVEFENARARLVSLLRPFSSGGALAVAEGLGPWLMAQDVDVAGLDFCFSLEASQLQRLGLPVTGPTRLGAAVTKAYVSVEQFRDAVGPEKKRVTDVRCSAPFAPTNLRMFRQTYWGLRALGGWRGAVPPWSTHPGPAVVEVLPAEVVRWLGLPKTYKGRDFDERRRDILRRVRDATGLVISTRDSLTLVSDADGDALDSLLAALSAASAWASGFSGAPASAVRSGEGWIYSVLERPES, from the coding sequence ATGACGTCGCGCCGCATGTGGCTCCCGCGGCAGGGGCGCGCGGTGGGGGTGGACTGGAGTGGCGCGGTCCACGCCCACCGGAAGGTCTGGGCCGCCACCGTGGAGTTCGAGAACGCACGCGCGCGGCTCGTGTCGCTCCTTCGCCCTTTCTCCTCCGGAGGCGCGCTCGCGGTGGCGGAGGGACTGGGGCCCTGGTTGATGGCCCAGGACGTCGACGTGGCCGGGCTCGACTTCTGCTTCAGCCTGGAGGCGAGCCAGCTCCAGCGACTGGGGCTCCCCGTGACGGGGCCCACGCGATTGGGGGCCGCGGTGACGAAGGCCTATGTGTCGGTCGAACAGTTCAGGGACGCGGTGGGGCCGGAGAAGAAGCGCGTCACGGACGTGAGGTGCTCCGCGCCGTTCGCGCCCACGAACCTGCGCATGTTCAGACAGACGTACTGGGGGCTGCGGGCGCTCGGGGGCTGGCGCGGGGCCGTGCCTCCGTGGAGCACGCATCCCGGTCCCGCGGTGGTGGAGGTCCTCCCCGCCGAGGTCGTCCGTTGGCTGGGTTTGCCGAAGACATACAAAGGCCGTGACTTCGACGAGCGTCGCCGCGACATCCTCCGACGTGTGCGTGATGCCACCGGGCTCGTCATCTCCACCCGGGATTCGCTCACCCTGGTCTCCGATGCGGATGGTGACGCGCTCGATTCGCTCCTCGCCGCGCTGTCGGCCGCGTCGGCCTGGGCGTCGGGGTTCAGCGGCGCTCCCGCCTCGGCGGTGCGCTCGGGAGAAGGGTGGATCTACTCGGTGCTGGAGCGCCCCGAGTCGTAG
- a CDS encoding serine/threonine-protein kinase: MLHLALAGAFLVLALVHLATWGAVRSQRVQLWLATSFLGFAALSFSTGVTSHEAGRLFIDTRPWLLLGALMAIPLPYTLLRVLWALLDLPLTPWRKVLVALAVAFGGLRIVDVLGSVLASASIRMTPAELGRATSSLGLPMFWLLAFTVGGTWAVEALRALKRRGAMAVAVLLAALCALGILGRELAVDLGWMTGPSLTTLVGIPFLMLATTALAILTARSLRGADLGTGIHRYRRLMRLGRGGMGEVWLAVRTGRAGFHRLVVLKRMVDEGGEDLAVRLQRFIGEARTAARLHHPNLVSVHDLGQVDGAWFIVMEYLNGVNALKLARLVRRGGVVPLEVAVEVCVQSLRGLAYAHERGVIHRDISADNLVVTFDGMVKVVDFGIAHGLGAPQERSAATASVPALSHLTQEGDVIGKVAYMPPERRAGAPATVSGDVYALGCVLHELLWGELPGVISLSLQQRASWDGPEAPEANRKLRGVVDRALHPMPARRFEDARQMELALEALRHTLPPVNLARWLRENFAEQYTHERELAELSDPTPEQVEALQSRTPVVAPVELIPTQLVAPVEAAPTELQATRKLRAPS; the protein is encoded by the coding sequence ATGTTGCATCTCGCCTTGGCCGGCGCCTTCCTGGTGCTCGCGCTGGTGCATCTGGCGACGTGGGGCGCGGTGCGCTCCCAGCGCGTGCAGCTCTGGCTCGCCACGAGCTTCCTGGGCTTCGCGGCGCTGAGCTTCTCCACCGGCGTGACGAGCCACGAGGCGGGGCGGCTGTTCATCGACACGCGGCCCTGGCTGTTGTTGGGCGCGTTGATGGCCATCCCCCTTCCCTACACGCTGCTGCGGGTGCTGTGGGCGCTGCTCGATTTGCCGCTGACGCCCTGGCGCAAGGTGTTGGTGGCGCTGGCGGTGGCCTTCGGCGGGCTGCGCATCGTGGACGTGCTGGGCTCGGTGCTGGCGAGCGCGAGCATCCGGATGACGCCGGCGGAGCTGGGCCGGGCGACCTCCAGCCTGGGGTTGCCCATGTTCTGGTTGCTCGCCTTCACGGTGGGCGGGACCTGGGCGGTGGAGGCGCTGCGAGCGCTCAAGCGGCGCGGCGCCATGGCGGTGGCGGTGTTGCTCGCCGCGCTGTGTGCGCTCGGCATCCTGGGGCGGGAGCTGGCGGTGGACCTGGGGTGGATGACGGGGCCGTCCCTCACCACGCTGGTGGGGATTCCCTTCCTGATGCTGGCGACGACGGCGCTCGCGATTCTCACCGCGCGCTCGCTGAGGGGCGCGGACCTGGGCACGGGCATCCACCGCTACCGGCGGCTCATGCGGTTGGGACGGGGCGGGATGGGCGAGGTGTGGCTCGCGGTGCGCACGGGGCGGGCGGGGTTCCACCGGCTGGTGGTGCTCAAGCGGATGGTGGACGAGGGCGGCGAGGACCTCGCGGTGCGGCTGCAGCGCTTCATCGGCGAGGCGCGCACGGCGGCGCGGCTGCACCACCCGAACCTCGTCTCCGTGCATGACCTGGGACAGGTCGATGGCGCGTGGTTCATCGTCATGGAGTACCTGAACGGGGTGAATGCGCTGAAGCTCGCGCGGCTGGTGCGGCGCGGGGGCGTGGTGCCGCTCGAGGTGGCGGTGGAGGTCTGCGTGCAGTCGCTGCGGGGGCTGGCGTACGCACACGAGCGCGGCGTCATCCACCGGGACATCAGCGCGGACAACCTGGTGGTGACGTTCGACGGCATGGTGAAGGTGGTGGACTTCGGCATCGCGCACGGGCTGGGCGCGCCACAGGAGCGCTCGGCGGCGACCGCGTCCGTGCCCGCGCTGAGTCACCTCACCCAGGAGGGGGATGTCATCGGCAAGGTCGCCTACATGCCGCCCGAGCGGAGGGCGGGGGCCCCGGCGACGGTGTCCGGGGATGTGTATGCGCTCGGCTGCGTGCTGCATGAATTGCTGTGGGGGGAGCTGCCGGGCGTCATCAGCCTGAGCCTCCAGCAGCGTGCGTCGTGGGATGGGCCCGAGGCGCCCGAGGCGAATCGCAAGTTGCGGGGCGTCGTCGACCGGGCGCTGCATCCCATGCCGGCGCGGCGCTTCGAGGATGCGCGGCAGATGGAACTCGCGCTGGAGGCGCTGAGGCACACGCTGCCCCCGGTGAATCTGGCGCGGTGGCTGCGCGAGAACTTCGCGGAGCAGTACACGCATGAGCGCGAGCTCGCGGAGCTGAGCGACCCGACGCCCGAGCAGGTGGAGGCGCTCCAGTCGCGCACGCCCGTGGTGGCGCCGGTGGAGCTCATCCCCACCCAGCTCGTGGCTCCCGTGGAGGCCGCGCCCACGGAGCTCCAGGCCACGCGCAAGCTGCGCGCACCGAGCTGA
- a CDS encoding excinuclease ATPase subunit, whose amino-acid sequence MKKAMLLSLLALTASTPALARDTVVMIPLKEVLAMPQAQEKLDGTVRFYLAGAKTPDIVKEFGEDVTNKKTNGINKSDEEGCKWATLSALIALQEGAKKRGANAVVGIVSYYRKNELQHATEIECHAGTFAIGVALKGTYAKVAGKK is encoded by the coding sequence ATGAAGAAGGCAATGCTGCTGTCGCTGCTCGCGCTCACCGCCTCCACCCCGGCCCTGGCGCGCGACACCGTGGTGATGATTCCGCTCAAGGAAGTCCTGGCGATGCCCCAGGCCCAGGAGAAGCTGGACGGCACGGTGCGGTTCTACCTGGCCGGCGCCAAGACGCCCGACATCGTCAAGGAGTTCGGCGAGGACGTCACCAACAAGAAGACCAACGGCATCAACAAGTCCGACGAGGAGGGCTGCAAGTGGGCCACCCTCTCCGCGCTAATCGCCCTCCAAGAGGGCGCCAAGAAGCGCGGCGCCAACGCCGTGGTCGGCATCGTCAGCTACTACCGGAAGAACGAGCTGCAGCACGCGACGGAAATCGAGTGCCACGCCGGCACCTTCGCCATCGGCGTCGCCCTCAAGGGCACGTACGCGAAGGTCGCGGGCAAGAAGTAG
- a CDS encoding beta-ketoacyl-ACP synthase translates to MKRVVVTGVGALSPLGHDWPQVEARLKSLRNAVQVIEDWKQYEGLNTQVGAPTAPFELPPQTYSRKTMRGMGRVALLATRASELALVDAGLLGDALLSSGKMGVSYGSSTGSPPSIGDFGRMLMNKSTEGITATSYVRSMSHTAAVNIGVFFGLTGRIITTSSACTSGSQGIGYAYEAIKMGRQVAMLAGGAEELDATGAAVFDTLFATSTKSNDTPELTPRPFHAQRDGLVLGEGACTLVLEELEHARARGARIYAELIGYGTNSDGRHITQPHSETMALAMRLALEDAGVEPGQVAYVNAHGTATDTGDVAESVATNQVFGERMPLSSLKSYMGHTLGACGALEAWMTVEMMRAEWFAPTLHLDAASVDPRCAPLDYVTGNGRRIQADVVMSNNFAFGGINTSLIFRRWQ, encoded by the coding sequence ATGAAGCGGGTCGTCGTCACGGGCGTGGGCGCGCTGAGCCCCCTGGGCCATGACTGGCCGCAGGTGGAGGCCCGGCTCAAGTCGCTGCGCAATGCCGTGCAGGTCATCGAGGACTGGAAGCAGTACGAGGGGCTCAACACCCAGGTGGGCGCGCCCACCGCGCCGTTCGAGCTGCCGCCGCAGACGTACTCGCGCAAGACGATGCGCGGCATGGGCCGGGTGGCGCTGCTGGCCACGCGCGCCAGTGAGCTGGCGCTCGTCGACGCGGGGCTCCTCGGCGACGCGCTGCTCTCCAGCGGGAAGATGGGCGTGTCGTACGGCTCGTCCACCGGCTCGCCGCCGAGCATCGGCGACTTCGGCCGGATGCTGATGAACAAGAGCACCGAGGGCATCACCGCCACGTCCTACGTGCGCTCCATGTCCCATACGGCCGCCGTCAACATCGGCGTCTTCTTCGGGCTCACCGGCCGCATCATCACCACGTCGAGCGCGTGCACGTCCGGCAGTCAGGGCATCGGCTACGCGTACGAGGCCATCAAGATGGGCCGGCAGGTGGCCATGCTCGCCGGAGGCGCCGAGGAGCTGGATGCCACCGGCGCCGCCGTGTTCGACACCCTGTTCGCCACCAGCACCAAGAGCAACGACACGCCGGAGCTGACGCCCCGCCCCTTCCACGCCCAGCGCGACGGCCTGGTGCTCGGCGAGGGCGCGTGCACGCTGGTGCTGGAGGAGCTGGAGCACGCGCGGGCCCGGGGCGCGCGCATCTACGCGGAGCTCATCGGCTACGGGACCAACAGCGACGGGCGCCACATCACCCAGCCGCACTCGGAGACCATGGCCCTGGCGATGCGCCTGGCCCTGGAGGACGCGGGCGTGGAGCCGGGCCAGGTGGCCTACGTCAACGCCCACGGCACCGCCACCGACACCGGCGACGTGGCGGAGAGCGTGGCGACGAACCAGGTCTTCGGCGAGCGGATGCCCCTCTCGTCCCTCAAGAGCTACATGGGACACACGCTGGGCGCCTGCGGCGCGCTGGAGGCGTGGATGACGGTGGAGATGATGCGCGCGGAGTGGTTCGCCCCCACGCTCCACCTGGACGCGGCGTCGGTGGACCCTCGCTGCGCCCCACTGGACTACGTGACGGGAAATGGCCGAAGAATCCAGGCCGACGTCGTCATGTCGAACAACTTCGCCTTCGGTGGCATCAACACCTCGTTGATCTTCCGCCGGTGGCAGTGA